A DNA window from Sphingopyxis macrogoltabida contains the following coding sequences:
- a CDS encoding NUDIX hydrolase translates to MADYFSQIVVRPDIPKMAMTELEYVILARMFDAEPVGEDVYFSASDGVSDFVLLDVAEVKRMIAAEESIASSVTDVVREALEKLDPEAAEFEVDMSMLSFEGIFEDVVKRSALDYIEIETAWSCSTMRPDGFGGAATLISKSGMVSMSTASFLEEAIAALSLGPPPG, encoded by the coding sequence ATGGCTGACTATTTCTCTCAAATCGTCGTTCGCCCCGACATCCCGAAGATGGCGATGACCGAGCTTGAATATGTCATTCTCGCGAGGATGTTCGACGCGGAGCCCGTCGGCGAGGACGTCTATTTCTCGGCCTCTGACGGTGTGAGCGACTTCGTCTTGCTGGACGTCGCCGAAGTGAAGCGGATGATCGCAGCCGAGGAAAGCATCGCGAGCAGCGTCACCGATGTCGTCCGCGAGGCGCTGGAAAAGCTCGATCCGGAAGCGGCGGAGTTCGAGGTGGACATGTCCATGCTCAGCTTCGAGGGCATCTTTGAGGATGTCGTGAAGCGCTCGGCGCTCGACTACATCGAAATCGAGACAGCGTGGAGCTGTTCGACGATGCGTCCTGACGGCTTTGGCGGCGCCGCCACTCTGATCAGCAAGTCCGGGATGGTCAGCATGTCGACCGCCAGCTTCCTCGAAGAGGCGATCGCCGCGCTGTCGCTCGGCCCACCGCCTGGCTGA
- a CDS encoding ParB/RepB/Spo0J family partition protein, whose protein sequence is MARAQPKITLSPSRDLPFDKLRLSQSNVRRTKSGETIPELAEDIARLGLLQSLNVRPMLDADGKETGLFEVPAGGRRFRALELLVTQKRLAKDALIPCIVQPVGRTILAEDDSYAENARREALHPLDQFRAMQAMADKGEDIETIAANSFVTPAVVRQRLKLASVSPTLHEVYAEDGVSLDQLMAFTVSNDHARQEQVFEMLRSSYNTSPAFIRQKLTENSVRAVDKRVRFVTVDAYVAAGGSVIRDLFERDDGGWLTDPALLDRLVDEKLAAEAERIGGEGWKWVEAAIEIPWHAGRDMRRIVGEEVPISDAEQERLTMLEADAEDLSDEWSDADEVPDEIHAKLEAIDAEIGAISERPQIFDPAELPIAGVFVSIEHDGSLRVERGFVRPEDEPEAEGEDGPGADADAAANGAEHTAPGVDGAAGQDGDAASGDEEEDAGLKPMSDRLVSDLTAWRTLALQDAVARCPSTAFAAVLHAFVVSCFFGYSREGCVQVHVNGVAFSNAPAGLRDCPPGRAIAERHEAWRARMPKTDRDAWDWLLTLDDDEQASLFAHCASLGVNAQAEIVPKYDNGRISSHTVARRIVHSHVLARAVGLDLIAAGWRPTADGYFKSVPKPRLLADVTEARGEQFAGMIDHLKKADMAREAERLLEETNWLPEPLRTPDEEGATPSPAANDDGADALPPGLADDVSDAADYDGSADEIAAE, encoded by the coding sequence ATGGCCAGAGCACAACCGAAAATCACCCTCAGCCCTTCAAGGGACCTTCCCTTCGACAAGCTGAGGCTTTCCCAATCCAACGTCCGCCGGACGAAGTCCGGCGAAACGATCCCCGAGCTTGCGGAAGACATCGCTCGCTTGGGGCTTCTCCAGAGCCTCAACGTGCGGCCGATGCTTGATGCGGACGGCAAGGAAACGGGCCTGTTCGAAGTTCCGGCCGGGGGCCGGCGCTTTCGCGCGCTCGAATTGCTCGTGACGCAGAAGCGGCTCGCGAAAGACGCGCTGATTCCCTGCATCGTCCAACCGGTCGGTCGCACCATTCTGGCAGAAGACGACAGCTACGCCGAAAACGCGCGGCGCGAAGCACTCCATCCGCTCGATCAGTTTCGCGCGATGCAGGCGATGGCCGACAAGGGTGAGGATATCGAGACGATCGCGGCGAACAGCTTCGTGACGCCGGCCGTTGTCCGGCAGCGGCTGAAACTCGCCTCGGTCTCGCCCACGTTGCACGAAGTCTACGCCGAGGACGGCGTGAGCCTCGATCAGCTCATGGCCTTCACGGTGTCGAACGATCATGCCCGCCAGGAGCAGGTGTTCGAGATGCTGCGGTCGAGCTACAACACCTCGCCCGCCTTCATCCGCCAGAAGCTGACCGAGAACAGCGTCCGCGCGGTCGACAAGCGGGTCCGCTTCGTGACCGTCGATGCCTATGTCGCGGCGGGCGGGAGCGTGATCCGCGACCTGTTCGAGCGCGACGACGGCGGCTGGCTCACCGATCCGGCGCTGCTCGACCGCCTCGTCGACGAAAAGCTCGCGGCTGAGGCCGAACGCATCGGCGGCGAGGGCTGGAAATGGGTCGAAGCCGCGATTGAGATCCCGTGGCACGCAGGCCGCGACATGCGCCGGATCGTCGGCGAGGAAGTGCCGATCAGCGACGCCGAGCAGGAACGCCTGACAATGCTCGAGGCCGATGCGGAAGATCTCAGCGACGAATGGAGCGACGCCGACGAGGTCCCCGACGAGATCCACGCCAAGCTCGAGGCGATCGATGCCGAGATCGGCGCGATCAGCGAGCGGCCGCAGATCTTCGATCCCGCGGAACTGCCAATCGCCGGCGTTTTCGTCTCGATCGAGCATGACGGCTCGCTGCGTGTCGAGCGCGGCTTCGTGCGTCCCGAAGACGAACCCGAGGCGGAGGGCGAGGACGGTCCCGGCGCGGACGCCGACGCCGCCGCTAACGGCGCGGAACACACGGCGCCAGGGGTCGATGGCGCTGCCGGACAGGACGGCGATGCTGCAAGCGGCGACGAGGAAGAGGACGCCGGGCTCAAGCCGATGTCCGATCGGCTCGTCTCGGATCTGACGGCGTGGCGCACGCTTGCGCTCCAAGACGCCGTCGCGCGCTGTCCCTCGACCGCCTTCGCCGCGGTGCTTCACGCTTTCGTCGTTTCCTGCTTCTTCGGATACAGCCGCGAGGGCTGCGTGCAGGTTCATGTGAACGGCGTTGCCTTCTCGAACGCGCCAGCGGGCCTTCGCGACTGTCCGCCCGGACGGGCGATCGCCGAACGCCATGAGGCGTGGCGCGCGCGGATGCCGAAGACCGATCGCGATGCCTGGGACTGGCTCCTGACACTGGACGACGATGAGCAGGCGAGCCTCTTCGCGCATTGCGCGTCGCTCGGTGTCAACGCGCAGGCTGAGATCGTGCCCAAGTACGACAATGGGCGCATCTCGTCGCATACCGTCGCGCGGCGCATCGTGCACAGCCACGTACTCGCGCGCGCGGTGGGTCTCGATCTCATCGCGGCTGGCTGGCGGCCGACTGCCGACGGCTACTTCAAAAGCGTGCCCAAGCCGCGGCTGCTCGCCGATGTTACCGAAGCGCGCGGCGAGCAGTTTGCCGGGATGATCGACCATCTGAAAAAGGCGGACATGGCCCGCGAAGCCGAACGGCTGCTCGAAGAGACGAACTGGCTGCCCGAGCCGCTGCGCACGCCGGACGAGGAAGGGGCCACGCCGTCGCCGGCCGCGAATGACGATGGGGCAGACGCGCTGCCGCCCGGTCTCGCCGACGATGTCAGCGACGCCGCCGACTACGATGGAAGTGCCGACGAGATCGCCGCCGAATGA
- the hutC gene encoding histidine utilization repressor: MDLIPGMTSNNAKRSTHGASPDTPPRYAAIKQSIYDAIRDGRLKPGDRVPSEAELVGQFDVSRMTANRALRELQSAGIIVRRAGSGSFIAEPKPIGHMIEIRNIAEEIRGRGHDYRARVIQNLEEKAGAETAALLEVPVGTKIFHSVIVHHEAEFPIQLEERFVLASAAPDYGTLDFTQLTPNEYLTRTAPLERVEHRVRAEMPDARTRGMLGLNEGEPVLRMTRRTWSNGRLVSHAWLSHPGTRFELSAAFSVDD; encoded by the coding sequence ATGGATCTCATCCCCGGAATGACCTCGAACAACGCCAAACGGTCCACCCATGGCGCTTCCCCGGATACGCCTCCGCGCTATGCCGCGATCAAGCAGAGCATCTATGATGCGATTCGCGATGGCCGCCTCAAGCCAGGTGACCGGGTGCCGTCGGAAGCGGAACTGGTCGGGCAATTCGATGTTTCACGCATGACGGCGAACCGGGCCCTTCGCGAACTGCAATCCGCCGGTATCATTGTGCGCCGCGCCGGCAGCGGCTCGTTCATCGCCGAACCCAAACCAATCGGGCACATGATCGAGATCCGGAACATCGCCGAGGAAATTCGCGGACGCGGTCATGACTACCGGGCCCGGGTCATCCAGAATCTCGAGGAAAAGGCCGGCGCCGAGACTGCCGCACTGCTAGAGGTTCCGGTAGGCACGAAAATCTTCCACTCGGTCATCGTCCATCACGAGGCCGAGTTTCCGATCCAGCTCGAGGAGCGGTTCGTGCTTGCGTCCGCCGCGCCCGATTACGGCACGCTCGATTTCACGCAGCTGACGCCCAACGAATATTTGACGCGCACTGCGCCGCTCGAGCGGGTCGAGCACCGCGTCCGCGCGGAAATGCCCGACGCGCGCACGCGCGGCATGCTTGGTCTCAACGAGGGGGAACCTGTTCTGCGCATGACGCGGCGGACCTGGAGTAACGGTCGGCTGGTATCGCACGCCTGGCTCTCCCATCCCGGCACGCGCTTCGAGCTTTCCGCAGCTTTTTCGGTCGACGACTGA
- a CDS encoding PepSY domain-containing protein, protein MKKIRFTPLFFRRIHKWVGLILGLQFLLWALSGSVMALLDKDKVGGHGGGMSHAHPLPAGEYFDVAALPRGEPVTGLVLRDLGVRPIYELRTTKGVRLVDATSGENIRVDEGMAREVASMMNEAPIRKVSVIAKPNLESRDHEGAMWRVDFADADNSSAYVALDNARFLVMRGDTWRTWDFFWMLHNMDYVNRKSFNHPLIIFVAFGALWLSGTGFYLLFKSFSRADFRWLRRRRKPIVTRSTV, encoded by the coding sequence ATGAAGAAAATCCGTTTCACGCCGCTCTTCTTTCGGCGCATCCACAAATGGGTCGGTCTGATCCTCGGGCTCCAGTTCCTGCTCTGGGCTTTGAGCGGCTCGGTGATGGCGCTGCTCGACAAAGACAAGGTCGGCGGCCACGGCGGCGGAATGAGCCACGCGCATCCCTTGCCGGCCGGCGAGTATTTTGACGTCGCCGCCTTGCCGCGCGGTGAGCCCGTCACCGGGCTGGTTTTGCGCGATCTTGGCGTCCGACCGATCTACGAGCTCCGCACCACCAAGGGCGTGCGGCTGGTCGACGCTACGAGCGGCGAGAATATTCGTGTCGATGAGGGGATGGCCCGCGAAGTCGCATCGATGATGAACGAGGCACCAATCCGAAAGGTGAGCGTGATTGCGAAGCCGAATCTCGAATCACGCGACCATGAAGGTGCGATGTGGCGCGTCGACTTTGCCGACGCCGATAATAGCAGCGCCTATGTCGCGCTCGACAACGCGCGCTTTCTCGTCATGCGCGGCGACACGTGGCGGACGTGGGATTTCTTCTGGATGCTCCACAATATGGATTATGTGAACCGGAAGAGCTTTAACCACCCGCTGATCATCTTCGTCGCTTTCGGCGCGCTGTGGCTTTCGGGGACTGGTTTCTATCTACTCTTTAAAAGCTTCAGCCGCGCCGATTTTCGCTGGCTGCGCCGTCGGCGCAAGCCCATCGTTACCCGCAGCACGGTCTGA
- a CDS encoding PepSY domain-containing protein: MAIRWPLLVRRTHKWLALVVGVQALLWTLTGFYMVVVHIDTIHGDHLVRAPMVQPFDLAGLAPPSRIVAAAPGASEVRLQRFFDRPVWRAETPEGARLFDARSGAPLPALTESQVREQARRIYTGDGKIVSVRLLTEAPQEMQSRKPPYWQVEFEGWNRPMLYLSPQTGELISRRHALWRVFDFAWMLHIMDYDERTDVNNPLLRVATWSAFAMALTGAWLLIWSFQRRKRKKA; the protein is encoded by the coding sequence ATGGCGATCCGTTGGCCGCTGCTCGTCCGGCGAACGCATAAATGGCTGGCCCTGGTGGTCGGCGTCCAGGCGCTGCTCTGGACGCTGACGGGCTTCTACATGGTGGTCGTGCACATCGACACCATCCATGGCGACCATCTCGTGCGCGCGCCGATGGTTCAGCCCTTCGACCTCGCGGGCCTCGCGCCGCCGTCGCGGATCGTTGCGGCCGCACCGGGTGCGTCCGAGGTTCGCTTGCAGCGTTTCTTCGATCGCCCCGTCTGGCGCGCTGAAACTCCCGAAGGGGCGCGGCTGTTCGATGCCCGCTCGGGTGCGCCGCTGCCTGCGCTTACCGAGTCCCAGGTCCGCGAGCAGGCGCGGCGCATCTACACCGGCGACGGCAAGATCGTGTCGGTGCGGCTGTTGACCGAAGCGCCACAGGAAATGCAGTCGCGCAAGCCGCCCTATTGGCAGGTCGAGTTCGAGGGCTGGAACCGCCCGATGCTCTATCTGTCGCCGCAGACGGGCGAGTTGATCTCGCGGCGCCACGCACTCTGGCGCGTCTTCGACTTCGCCTGGATGCTCCACATCATGGACTATGACGAGCGCACCGACGTCAACAATCCGCTGCTTCGCGTCGCGACCTGGAGCGCCTTCGCCATGGCGCTCACCGGAGCTTGGTTGCTGATCTGGTCGTTCCAGCGCCGCAAAAGGAAGAAGGCATGA